A window from uncultured Desulfobacter sp. encodes these proteins:
- a CDS encoding ParB/RepB/Spo0J family partition protein, with the protein MNKKRKNTGLGRGISALIPDMEEPESNSDFFFCNVDQISPNRYQPRTRFSEEELERLTQSIAEQGVLQPLLARKMDGAYELIAGERRLRAARVAGLEQVPVIILNLTDEQVLEVSIIENIQRENLNVLEEAEAYFRLIDEFGYTQEKVAEKIGKNRSTIANLLRLRSLPEEIKEGLIAENISMGHARALLGAGSLENQLYLFKQVMEKQLSVRETERLVNQAKKQPQKIAKKISADEQKFLEETSSQISSRINSPVFIKKSGGRGRIEIKFSSGSEFNRLVELLSRIS; encoded by the coding sequence ATGAATAAAAAACGAAAAAATACCGGCCTGGGCCGGGGCATATCAGCGTTGATCCCCGATATGGAAGAGCCCGAATCCAATTCGGATTTTTTCTTTTGCAACGTTGATCAAATAAGCCCCAACCGCTATCAACCAAGAACCCGGTTCAGTGAGGAAGAGTTGGAGCGGCTTACCCAGTCCATTGCCGAGCAGGGCGTACTCCAGCCCCTTTTGGCCCGAAAAATGGACGGGGCCTATGAGCTGATTGCAGGGGAACGCCGTTTGCGTGCCGCCCGGGTGGCAGGCCTTGAGCAGGTGCCCGTCATTATTCTCAACCTGACTGACGAGCAGGTGCTTGAGGTTTCAATCATTGAAAATATCCAACGGGAAAACCTCAATGTGCTTGAAGAGGCCGAAGCCTATTTTCGGCTCATCGACGAGTTTGGATACACCCAGGAAAAGGTGGCCGAAAAAATCGGCAAGAACCGATCCACCATCGCCAACCTGCTGCGGTTACGCAGCCTGCCCGAAGAGATCAAAGAGGGGTTGATTGCCGAAAACATAAGCATGGGGCATGCCCGGGCACTGCTGGGGGCTGGCTCCTTGGAGAATCAGCTCTATTTGTTCAAGCAGGTGATGGAAAAACAATTGTCGGTGCGGGAAACCGAGCGTCTGGTCAATCAGGCCAAAAAACAGCCCCAGAAAATCGCAAAAAAAATTTCTGCGGACGAACAAAAGTTCCTGGAAGAGACTTCGTCCCAGATATCCTCCCGGATCAATTCACCGGTCTTCATCAAAAAAAGTGGGGGCCGTGGCCGAATTGAGATAAAATTTTCCTCCGGATCTGAATTTAACCGTCTTGTGGAGTTGCTGAGCAGAATTTCATGA
- the ispH gene encoding 4-hydroxy-3-methylbut-2-enyl diphosphate reductase: MKISIAKTAGFCMGVRRAVDMVLDASNKAKEPIYTYGPLIHNPQVLEMLESKQIFRMDSIPESGKGIVLIRAHGVPPQDEKALADAGFTVVNATCPRVVRVQVIIDKYAKKGYETIILGDEKHPEVIGLLGYAGGKGHTISNLDEFKALPRFEKAVVVAQTTQNTKIFADIQDWCRNNVSHYEIFNTICDSTEKRQDEVRQMAETHDAVIVVGGKFSGNTKRLAQVAAETGKPSMHIEEASEIDYESIGRVRSIAITAGASTPNWIINDTCSRVEQAFRENQSGRGKLRAVVNVLMKTNIILAAGAACLTLGTALISGAKDPGVPAAIAMFYILSMQIMNNMMSIGADTYNKPDRAELYKENKHRLLLVAFLSGAIGLLLAWTRGWGYFTVLLVMMLLGMTYSRTIFPSFSSGRKIYRLKDVPGSKTILIALAWGVVTSLMPGISLKAHPALTLVAFIFATGLSFARTAFMDILAVQGDRIAGRETLPILLGKKKSLKFIHYTLVGTIVIPVILSVGLSPVVCALALIPAFMFILTIRYNKDSDISANFYEFWFEIPLLFAGIIAVFG; encoded by the coding sequence ATGAAAATTTCAATTGCCAAAACCGCCGGGTTTTGTATGGGCGTTCGTCGGGCTGTGGACATGGTGCTGGATGCATCCAATAAAGCAAAGGAACCCATTTATACCTATGGTCCTTTAATTCATAATCCCCAGGTCCTGGAGATGCTGGAAAGCAAGCAGATCTTTCGGATGGATTCGATTCCCGAGTCCGGAAAAGGGATTGTGCTCATCCGGGCCCACGGGGTGCCGCCCCAGGATGAAAAAGCCCTGGCGGATGCCGGATTCACCGTGGTGAATGCCACCTGCCCCCGGGTGGTACGGGTCCAGGTGATTATCGATAAGTATGCAAAAAAAGGGTATGAGACCATTATCCTTGGCGATGAAAAGCATCCCGAGGTGATCGGCCTTTTGGGATATGCCGGGGGGAAGGGGCATACCATCTCCAACCTGGATGAATTTAAGGCGCTGCCCAGGTTTGAGAAGGCGGTGGTGGTGGCCCAGACCACCCAGAACACCAAAATTTTTGCCGATATCCAGGACTGGTGCCGCAACAATGTGTCCCATTACGAAATTTTCAACACCATCTGCGATTCCACGGAAAAGCGTCAGGATGAGGTCCGGCAGATGGCCGAGACCCATGACGCCGTGATTGTTGTGGGCGGAAAGTTTTCCGGAAATACAAAGCGCCTGGCCCAGGTGGCCGCAGAAACCGGTAAACCCTCCATGCACATTGAAGAGGCCTCGGAAATTGATTACGAATCCATCGGTCGTGTACGCTCAATTGCCATTACCGCAGGCGCTTCTACACCCAATTGGATTATTAATGACACCTGCAGCCGGGTGGAACAGGCGTTCAGGGAAAACCAGTCCGGCAGGGGAAAACTTCGGGCTGTGGTGAATGTGCTGATGAAGACCAACATTATTCTGGCCGCAGGGGCCGCCTGTCTGACCTTGGGCACCGCTTTGATCTCCGGGGCAAAAGATCCGGGAGTCCCCGCAGCCATTGCCATGTTCTATATTCTTTCCATGCAGATCATGAACAACATGATGTCCATCGGGGCGGACACCTACAACAAACCGGACCGGGCGGAACTTTATAAAGAGAACAAGCACAGGCTTTTGTTGGTGGCTTTTTTGTCCGGTGCCATTGGGCTTTTACTTGCCTGGACACGGGGATGGGGATATTTCACCGTGCTGCTTGTGATGATGCTGCTGGGCATGACCTATTCCCGAACCATTTTTCCCTCCTTTTCCTCCGGGCGAAAAATTTATCGGCTCAAGGATGTGCCGGGGTCCAAAACCATTCTTATTGCTTTGGCATGGGGTGTTGTTACAAGCCTGATGCCCGGGATCAGCCTTAAGGCACACCCGGCTTTGACCCTGGTCGCCTTTATATTTGCCACGGGACTTTCGTTTGCCAGGACCGCATTTATGGATATTCTGGCTGTTCAGGGGGACAGAATTGCAGGTAGAGAAACCCTTCCCATTCTGCTGGGCAAAAAGAAAAGCCTAAAATTCATTCATTATACCCTGGTGGGCACAATCGTTATCCCTGTAATTTTATCTGTCGGGTTGTCTCCCGTTGTTTGTGCTCTTGCCTTGATACCGGCTTTCATGTTTATATTAACCATACGGTATAATAAAGACAGTGATATTTCTGCCAATTTCTATGAGTTCTGGTTCGAGATTCCCTTGTTGTTTGCAGGCATTATTGCTGTTTTCGGTTAA
- a CDS encoding FapA family protein, whose product MADGATQGKPAPLIGILAVKFKFISEAQLQKALDQCSDDTDLDEKLKAYFLAEKLISSQNLHRLTMAVKAVAIHRREYRFGAIALAKGVVNKMVLDLALEEQKELFQKGKKPRPIGDVMVESGIMSPKQRDEILKLQKQSCSLLDRVGTLPVKIVNPADSQPVDHDGHHTSADDLSELSDSNDVPVLDRLEDIAQICGGLLLQVTCDHMSAFLTKICDMDPDIPAVVIRTALSEKGVVYGLVPDEQLEVFIRSSITDTVLFCVARGVEPSPGKDTGIEFFINTGYLKSSGMDDSGNIDVKRISPKQRVEKGSVLAEKIAGLPQAGKDVFGNIISAPGTTKNSLRAGAGAVLSEDGQKVLAAVQGTPQITLDGSITVHERSNINTDIDNDTGTAECDKSLRVTGSIKSGARVYGVDIWAQGIDDGIVEASGDLTIAHDINNARIYARGNVHAQSISNSEIVCMGDVLVKKKIVDSKIECGGTCSIITGKLVSSRVAAKMGLMAGSISSESSCPSRIRIGHDAFSVRELERNRLGLMRIDKIINKFNNKKNMISKQAAGLKTQMTELERVRERILVEYREIESRSDRSPSDRESLDQRLTGLRKNLKAVETKLQAGAAKIQDLVKQTSKIDRQILKPAASKQILADEKKNLIDWSLHTPGRARVVVAENVVSGTIIMGLHSTLVPETALCHVRITERPIQSEDENTPQIFYQMQVDDL is encoded by the coding sequence ATGGCAGATGGGGCAACACAGGGCAAGCCTGCGCCGCTGATTGGAATCCTGGCTGTTAAATTTAAGTTCATCAGTGAAGCGCAGTTGCAAAAAGCCCTTGATCAATGCAGTGATGATACGGATTTAGATGAGAAACTCAAAGCATATTTCCTTGCCGAAAAGCTGATATCGAGTCAGAACCTTCATCGTCTTACCATGGCTGTCAAGGCCGTGGCCATTCATCGGCGGGAATACCGGTTTGGAGCCATAGCGCTTGCCAAAGGAGTGGTGAATAAAATGGTCCTGGATCTGGCCCTGGAGGAACAAAAAGAGTTGTTTCAAAAAGGGAAAAAGCCACGGCCCATCGGGGATGTGATGGTGGAGTCCGGCATCATGTCACCAAAACAGAGAGATGAGATTCTAAAGCTTCAAAAGCAATCCTGCTCATTACTTGACAGGGTCGGAACACTGCCTGTAAAAATCGTAAATCCAGCGGATAGTCAGCCTGTTGATCATGATGGGCATCACACATCGGCAGACGATCTTTCTGAACTTTCGGATTCCAATGATGTCCCTGTCCTTGACCGACTGGAGGATATCGCCCAGATTTGCGGTGGGCTTTTACTCCAGGTTACCTGCGACCACATGTCTGCATTTCTAACGAAAATTTGTGACATGGATCCGGATATCCCCGCCGTGGTCATTCGTACGGCTCTATCGGAAAAAGGCGTTGTCTATGGTCTGGTACCGGATGAGCAATTAGAGGTCTTTATCCGATCATCCATTACTGATACCGTACTTTTTTGTGTGGCCCGGGGTGTAGAACCATCCCCTGGCAAAGATACCGGAATTGAGTTCTTTATTAATACGGGTTATCTGAAAAGTTCCGGCATGGATGATTCAGGCAATATTGATGTTAAACGCATCAGCCCAAAACAGCGGGTGGAAAAAGGCTCTGTGCTGGCTGAAAAAATTGCAGGGCTCCCCCAGGCCGGTAAAGATGTTTTTGGTAACATCATTTCGGCTCCAGGCACAACCAAAAATTCCTTGCGCGCAGGTGCGGGTGCCGTGTTGTCCGAGGACGGTCAAAAGGTGTTGGCCGCGGTTCAGGGGACTCCCCAAATTACCCTGGACGGATCGATTACCGTTCATGAACGATCTAATATTAACACAGACATTGATAATGATACCGGAACCGCCGAATGCGATAAAAGTCTTCGTGTCACCGGGAGTATAAAGTCAGGCGCCAGGGTGTACGGTGTTGATATTTGGGCACAGGGCATTGACGATGGCATTGTGGAAGCCAGCGGAGATTTGACCATTGCCCACGACATTAATAACGCCCGGATATATGCCCGGGGCAATGTCCACGCCCAATCCATTTCCAACAGCGAAATTGTCTGCATGGGTGATGTGCTGGTCAAAAAAAAGATTGTGGATTCAAAAATTGAATGTGGCGGGACCTGTTCCATTATCACAGGTAAACTTGTGTCAAGCAGGGTTGCGGCTAAGATGGGATTGATGGCCGGCAGTATCAGTTCAGAGAGTTCGTGCCCTTCCAGGATCAGGATAGGGCACGATGCGTTTTCTGTCCGGGAACTGGAAAGAAACCGCCTGGGATTAATGCGTATCGATAAGATAATCAATAAATTTAATAATAAAAAGAATATGATCAGCAAACAGGCTGCCGGTTTAAAAACACAGATGACGGAACTGGAGCGTGTCAGGGAACGCATCCTGGTTGAATACCGGGAAATTGAGTCCCGGTCGGACCGGTCTCCAAGTGACCGGGAATCCCTGGATCAACGTTTAACGGGGCTTCGAAAAAATTTAAAGGCTGTAGAAACAAAACTCCAGGCGGGTGCCGCAAAAATTCAAGACCTTGTAAAACAGACCTCAAAAATTGACCGCCAGATATTAAAACCTGCGGCGTCAAAACAGATCCTTGCTGATGAGAAAAAAAATCTAATCGACTGGTCCCTGCATACCCCTGGAAGAGCCAGGGTGGTTGTGGCGGAAAATGTAGTTTCAGGTACGATTATTATGGGACTGCACAGCACACTTGTGCCGGAAACTGCACTTTGCCACGTCCGGATTACCGAGCGGCCCATTCAATCCGAAGATGAAAACACCCCCCAAATTTTCTATCAGATGCAGGTGGACGATTTGTAA
- a CDS encoding (Fe-S)-binding protein encodes MKADEANQCGKCGLCLTSCPVYKATREETTAPRAKVHLIRSFAHDNLPATDRMQEKLQCCLMCGTCTNMCPGGVQHDILFMRMRQQMGDLRGRAREVKIAGAILPKENRLRLASKAARIGASSLAQRIIGRMRIGNIPIERFPTPNANPFRDQVPEVIEPSGRPAGSVVYFTGCATNHIYERTGHASIKVLTRMGYRVVLPKNQGCCGLPLFFHGGIKQAEQTFLSNIDALQATTCDAILVDCATCGSALGHAYPKLMAELDLPDGPAHRLAKKVCDISEFVFKHFEQLAPHLDQDGVKETVTYHLPCHLKNHGQDKNRVENLLKQLPHVAYQKTCDWDSCCGGGGFFFNEYPEISKKIVDGKIKNAVDTGAQSWATGCPGCRVQLSGNLPKKGMLDVCHPMEIIARGLTK; translated from the coding sequence ATGAAAGCCGATGAAGCAAATCAATGCGGGAAATGCGGTCTCTGCCTGACCAGTTGCCCGGTCTATAAAGCAACCCGGGAAGAGACCACGGCGCCCAGGGCAAAGGTCCATCTGATCAGAAGTTTTGCCCACGACAACCTGCCGGCCACAGACCGCATGCAGGAAAAACTGCAATGCTGCCTGATGTGCGGGACCTGCACAAACATGTGCCCGGGCGGTGTGCAGCATGATATCCTGTTCATGCGCATGCGCCAACAAATGGGAGACCTGCGCGGCCGAGCCAGGGAGGTCAAAATTGCCGGCGCAATTCTGCCCAAGGAAAACCGGCTTCGGCTGGCGTCAAAGGCGGCACGGATAGGGGCAAGCAGTCTGGCCCAGCGCATCATTGGGCGTATGCGCATCGGCAACATTCCCATTGAACGCTTTCCCACGCCCAACGCCAACCCTTTTCGGGACCAGGTACCCGAAGTGATTGAGCCTTCTGGCAGACCTGCAGGCTCTGTGGTTTATTTCACCGGGTGCGCCACCAACCATATCTATGAACGCACCGGGCATGCATCCATAAAGGTGTTAACACGCATGGGATACCGGGTTGTGCTCCCAAAAAATCAGGGATGCTGCGGCCTGCCATTGTTTTTCCACGGGGGTATAAAGCAGGCAGAACAGACATTTTTATCCAATATAGATGCGTTGCAGGCCACCACCTGCGACGCCATACTGGTGGACTGTGCCACCTGTGGGTCTGCTTTGGGCCATGCCTATCCCAAGTTAATGGCAGAACTGGATCTGCCTGACGGACCTGCACACCGCCTGGCCAAAAAGGTCTGTGATATCAGCGAGTTTGTTTTTAAGCATTTTGAACAATTGGCTCCCCACCTGGATCAAGATGGAGTGAAAGAGACAGTCACCTATCATCTGCCCTGCCATCTTAAAAACCACGGCCAGGACAAAAACAGGGTCGAAAACCTGCTCAAACAATTGCCCCATGTGGCGTATCAGAAAACCTGTGACTGGGATTCATGCTGTGGCGGCGGGGGATTCTTTTTCAATGAGTACCCTGAGATCTCCAAAAAAATCGTGGACGGTAAAATCAAAAATGCCGTCGACACAGGAGCGCAGTCCTGGGCAACGGGCTGTCCGGGATGCCGGGTGCAATTGTCAGGGAACCTGCCCAAAAAAGGGATGCTTGATGTCTGCCATCCAATGGAGATCATTGCCAGAGGACTCACAAAATAA
- a CDS encoding FAD-linked oxidase C-terminal domain-containing protein has protein sequence MLTEKIKKSLKDIVGSRGFIDAPEDLAAYSYDAFVKEAMPELVLLPESTAAVAAIMTIADREGIPVTARGAGTNISGASIPANKGIVLSLTRMDKILEVSTPNRYCIVQPGVVNGDLQARLAQEGFFYPPDPGSYMASTIGGNVAQNAGGPRCLKYGVTVDYVLSMEVVLASGEVIRFGSRNVKDVTGYRLSSLFCGSEGTLGIVTEITLRVVPLPEATRTILAVYNDLDHTADTVADIIGSGILPAALELMDKTVVNAVEDSAHIGLPRHAEGLLLIEVDGAEEAVEKEMRTIVEKAKTHGAQEVIEARTAAERDDVWTARRSAYGVFARLAPDCIVEDATVPVSHVPDMIRHIRQIADRYQLRIGILAHAGDGNMHPLISTDTNDKEEWQRVEAASREIFELAISYHGTLSGEHGIGLAKSEYLPMVMDDATRNFMARIKKCVDPKGILNPGKFV, from the coding sequence ATGTTAACCGAAAAAATAAAAAAAAGTCTGAAAGACATTGTCGGGTCAAGGGGGTTTATTGACGCCCCGGAAGACCTGGCCGCCTATTCCTACGATGCCTTTGTTAAAGAAGCAATGCCGGAACTTGTGCTGCTGCCCGAATCCACGGCCGCGGTTGCCGCCATCATGACCATCGCTGACAGGGAAGGGATTCCTGTAACGGCAAGGGGCGCAGGCACCAACATCAGCGGGGCCTCTATTCCCGCTAACAAGGGAATTGTTCTCTCTTTGACCCGGATGGACAAAATCCTTGAAGTCAGCACCCCGAACAGATACTGCATTGTCCAGCCGGGCGTGGTTAACGGCGATCTCCAGGCCCGGCTGGCCCAGGAGGGATTCTTTTACCCCCCTGACCCGGGCAGTTACATGGCCTCGACCATCGGCGGAAACGTGGCCCAGAATGCAGGCGGCCCCCGATGCCTGAAATACGGGGTGACCGTTGATTATGTGTTGAGCATGGAAGTGGTACTGGCATCCGGCGAGGTGATCCGTTTTGGCAGCCGGAATGTCAAAGATGTCACCGGCTACCGGCTCTCAAGCCTTTTTTGCGGGTCCGAAGGCACCCTGGGCATTGTCACTGAAATTACCCTGAGAGTTGTCCCCCTGCCCGAAGCCACGCGGACCATACTGGCCGTATACAACGATCTTGACCATACGGCCGACACGGTTGCTGACATCATTGGTTCCGGCATATTGCCGGCTGCCCTGGAATTGATGGATAAAACCGTGGTGAATGCCGTGGAGGACTCGGCCCACATCGGCCTTCCCCGCCATGCCGAAGGGTTGCTACTCATTGAAGTGGACGGTGCCGAAGAAGCCGTGGAAAAAGAGATGCGCACCATTGTTGAAAAAGCCAAAACCCACGGTGCCCAGGAAGTCATTGAAGCAAGAACCGCTGCCGAGCGGGATGATGTCTGGACCGCCCGACGTTCGGCATACGGGGTATTTGCCCGTCTGGCACCCGACTGTATTGTGGAAGACGCCACCGTACCGGTCAGCCATGTCCCTGACATGATCCGCCACATCCGGCAGATTGCCGACCGCTACCAGCTGCGCATCGGAATTCTGGCCCATGCCGGTGACGGCAACATGCATCCATTAATTTCCACGGATACCAACGACAAGGAAGAGTGGCAGCGGGTTGAAGCCGCCAGTAGAGAGATTTTCGAACTGGCCATCTCCTATCACGGCACCCTGTCCGGGGAGCACGGCATCGGCCTTGCAAAATCGGAGTACCTGCCCATGGTCATGGATGACGCAACCCGGAATTTCATGGCCAGGATCAAGAAATGTGTGGACCCCAAAGGGATCCTTAATCCCGGAAAATTTGTATAG
- a CDS encoding TRAP transporter large permease subunit has protein sequence MTTGMILALLMFVCLLIGLGLGHPLAFTLGGLAVIFGYFGWGPECFGMFIDRIYMSTMNSYILVAVPLFVLMANFLDRSGVMEGLFVSVRYLLGPVRGGIGMTVILVATIFAACTGIVGASVVTIALLATPPLLEYGYKKELIAGSICAGGTLGILIPPSIMLVLMGSYAGVPVGQLFMGALIPGAILSGLYIIYIGVVCFIKPEWGPALTPEERVSVSTKKVLIDCLKNLFPPALLIASVLGAIFAGVATPTEAAGMGAFVALLMMIAYGRFSLKIIKDSVIATSTVTSMVLFIVVGATCFTGVFIGLGGDELVEVAILGVGSKWGSFALMMLIVLFLGMFIDWIGITMICLPLFVPIARDLGFNELWFVMMIAINLQMSFLTPPLGYAFFYFKGAGGATSEIEMIEIYRGMIPFILIMLSALTLCILFPQTVLYLPGMMN, from the coding sequence ATGACAACCGGTATGATTCTGGCACTGTTAATGTTTGTCTGCCTGCTGATCGGCCTGGGGCTTGGTCACCCGCTGGCCTTTACCCTCGGCGGCCTGGCCGTCATTTTCGGTTATTTTGGATGGGGCCCGGAGTGCTTTGGCATGTTCATTGACCGCATCTACATGTCCACCATGAACAGTTATATCTTGGTGGCCGTGCCTCTGTTCGTCTTGATGGCCAATTTTCTGGACCGATCGGGTGTTATGGAAGGGCTGTTTGTAAGCGTACGCTATCTTTTGGGCCCTGTGCGCGGCGGTATCGGCATGACCGTTATCCTTGTGGCCACCATTTTTGCGGCCTGCACCGGGATTGTCGGCGCTTCGGTGGTGACCATCGCCCTTTTGGCCACCCCGCCCCTGCTGGAATATGGTTATAAAAAAGAATTGATTGCAGGCTCCATCTGTGCCGGCGGCACCCTGGGTATCCTGATCCCGCCCAGCATCATGCTGGTCCTCATGGGTTCCTATGCCGGTGTACCGGTGGGACAGTTGTTCATGGGTGCCCTGATCCCCGGTGCCATCCTTTCCGGACTCTATATCATTTACATCGGCGTGGTCTGTTTTATAAAACCGGAGTGGGGTCCGGCCCTGACACCTGAAGAGCGTGTCAGTGTCTCCACCAAAAAAGTGCTTATCGACTGCCTGAAAAATCTTTTTCCACCTGCGCTGTTGATCGCATCGGTCCTTGGGGCTATTTTTGCCGGTGTGGCCACCCCCACCGAAGCGGCCGGCATGGGCGCCTTTGTTGCGCTTTTAATGATGATCGCCTACGGCCGTTTCAGTCTTAAAATCATCAAAGATTCGGTCATTGCCACCAGCACAGTCACCTCCATGGTATTGTTCATCGTGGTAGGCGCCACCTGTTTTACCGGAGTCTTCATCGGCCTTGGCGGAGATGAACTCGTGGAAGTGGCGATCCTGGGTGTGGGAAGCAAATGGGGATCTTTTGCCTTGATGATGCTTATTGTCCTTTTCCTGGGCATGTTTATCGACTGGATCGGGATTACCATGATCTGTCTGCCGCTGTTTGTTCCCATTGCAAGAGACCTTGGTTTTAACGAATTGTGGTTTGTAATGATGATTGCCATAAACCTGCAGATGTCGTTTCTGACGCCGCCGCTGGGGTATGCCTTTTTCTACTTTAAAGGTGCCGGCGGGGCCACATCTGAAATTGAGATGATTGAAATATACCGGGGCATGATTCCTTTTATTCTCATCATGCTTTCAGCTTTGACGCTGTGCATTCTGTTTCCCCAGACCGTACTCTACCTGCCAGGGATGATGAACTAG
- a CDS encoding TRAP transporter small permease subunit, with the protein MQLLNRIILLIEKIIAFIGKTAAWAIIPLMLIMVFEVVTRRMLNHPSIWTFETSTQLYGFHFMILGAYTLQAGRHISVDIIVERFSTRTRAILDILLYLVFFFPFIIVLLVESTAFARESWKIFETSFSVFAPPIYPIKTVIPITALLLLLQGICLFYRKCFFVAKGVEL; encoded by the coding sequence ATGCAACTGCTCAATCGAATCATTTTATTAATTGAAAAAATAATTGCCTTCATCGGCAAAACTGCGGCCTGGGCCATTATACCTTTGATGCTGATCATGGTGTTTGAGGTTGTGACCCGGCGCATGCTCAATCATCCCTCGATATGGACCTTTGAAACCAGCACCCAGCTTTACGGATTTCATTTTATGATCCTGGGCGCCTATACCCTCCAGGCGGGCCGCCACATTTCCGTGGACATTATTGTGGAACGCTTCAGCACGCGTACCCGGGCCATCCTGGATATACTGCTTTACCTTGTTTTCTTTTTCCCTTTTATAATTGTGCTGCTTGTTGAAAGTACCGCCTTTGCCCGGGAGTCATGGAAAATTTTTGAAACCAGTTTCTCTGTGTTTGCCCCCCCGATTTATCCCATCAAGACCGTGATTCCCATCACGGCCCTGTTGCTTTTACTGCAGGGGATCTGTCTGTTTTATCGAAAATGTTTTTTTGTGGCAAAGGGGGTTGAGCTATGA
- the dctP gene encoding TRAP transporter substrate-binding protein DctP, which produces MKRKSMQVCLILALVLIGTSLVGAQERMIRWKYNSLWPVGIGLYEGDKYFCETVNRLSNGRLKIKLYPSGQLLPGYQNLDAVKKGTIQCAGDFGSYWVGKNTAFDILATTPMGMTWIDYMLWIYHGGGQELYDELYGQHGCKWLLQNFTPIEAGIRTHKPIRTLEDYKGLRLRMGSLFGQKILQKLGASPVLLDGSEVYESVARKVVDGAEFSIATVDWTVGFQNITKYWNAPAWYQTAIVLGVIVNQDAWNELPDDLKEVVTQASRATTAYMSSWFEYGNIKATKDFLAAGTEITHLDDDSMKKISAIISEVLAEEAEKNPDFKKILASQINFMKDFAPVRNYESPFTFGTNSVSLPELK; this is translated from the coding sequence ATGAAACGCAAGTCAATGCAGGTTTGTTTGATCCTGGCACTGGTGCTCATTGGAACGTCATTGGTGGGTGCCCAAGAACGTATGATTCGATGGAAGTACAACTCTTTGTGGCCGGTAGGCATAGGGCTCTATGAAGGTGATAAGTATTTTTGTGAAACGGTCAACCGGTTAAGCAACGGCCGGTTAAAAATCAAACTATATCCGTCCGGACAATTGCTGCCCGGATATCAGAATCTGGATGCCGTTAAAAAAGGAACCATTCAATGTGCCGGCGACTTTGGCTCCTACTGGGTCGGTAAAAATACCGCCTTTGACATTCTTGCCACAACGCCCATGGGCATGACCTGGATCGACTACATGCTCTGGATCTATCATGGCGGCGGCCAGGAGCTTTATGATGAACTCTACGGCCAGCACGGCTGCAAATGGCTGCTGCAGAATTTCACCCCCATCGAAGCCGGGATCAGAACCCACAAACCCATCCGTACTTTAGAGGATTATAAGGGACTGCGCCTTCGCATGGGCAGTCTTTTCGGCCAGAAAATTCTTCAGAAATTAGGTGCATCCCCCGTGCTGCTGGACGGCAGCGAGGTCTACGAGTCCGTGGCCCGCAAGGTCGTTGACGGGGCAGAATTCAGCATCGCCACCGTGGACTGGACCGTCGGGTTCCAAAACATCACCAAATACTGGAACGCTCCGGCATGGTACCAGACTGCCATTGTACTGGGTGTAATCGTGAACCAGGATGCCTGGAACGAACTTCCCGACGATTTAAAAGAAGTGGTTACCCAAGCCTCCCGGGCCACCACCGCCTACATGAGTTCCTGGTTTGAATACGGCAACATAAAAGCTACCAAGGATTTTCTGGCTGCAGGTACCGAGATTACTCACCTGGACGACGACTCCATGAAAAAAATATCAGCCATTATCAGCGAAGTATTGGCTGAAGAAGCTGAAAAAAATCCGGATTTCAAAAAAATACTCGCTTCCCAAATTAATTTTATGAAAGATTTTGCACCGGTTCGCAACTATGAATCACCGTTTACCTTTGGTACAAATTCCGTTTCCCTGCCTGAATTAAAGTAA